A single genomic interval of Helianthus annuus cultivar XRQ/B chromosome 13, HanXRQr2.0-SUNRISE, whole genome shotgun sequence harbors:
- the LOC110899782 gene encoding protein LURP-one-related 10, giving the protein MMAQPSGAPVFHPFSVISPEFIAPESLEIIVDKYPCRSLVITDINHKILLKVKPCDTTFHRQRVLLDANDKPISMLRDKGMSMHSRWNVFKGESKSNSDMIFSASKEHAVFQFKINIRVMLANKMRSNESCDFRIKGSWSKGNFTIYMGDSSTAIAEMSKPQALKYAADKFTVTIQPNMDYAFVVALFAIVDAIENPDEVKKGSGGSVGAAFDVLGAVGSLGN; this is encoded by the exons ATGATGGCTCAACCTAGTGGTGCACCTGTATTCCATCCATTTTCTGTCATCAGTCCTGAGTTCATTGCACCAGAATCACTTGAAATTATAGTCGATAAGTATCCTTGTAGAAGCCTTGTGATCACTGATATTAATCATAAGATCTTGCTGAAAGTAAAACCGTGTGACACAACCTTCCATCGTCAGCGCGTGCTACTTGACGCTAACGACAAGCCCATCTCGATGCTCCGGGATAAG ggTATGAGTATGCATAGTAGATGGAATGTATTTAAGGGTGAAAGTAAATCCAATTCGGACATGATATTTAGTGCAAGTAAAGAACACGCAGTGTTCCAGTTTAAGATCAATATTAGAGTGATGTTGGCAAACAAAATGAGAAGCAATGAGTCATGTGATTTTAGGATCAAAGGGAGTTGGTCAAAGGGGAACTTCACTATATATATGGGAGATTCTTCAACAGCAATAGCCGAG ATGAGTAAACCCCAAGCTTTGAAGTACGCTGCGGACAAATTCACTGTGACAATCCAACCTAACATGGACTATGCATTTGTGGTTGCACTTTTTGCAATTGTTGACGCCATTGAAAACCCTGATGAGGTTAAAAAAGGTTCCGGTGGGAGTGTTGGAGCTGCGTTTGATGTTCTTGGTGCTGTTGGTTCACTCGGGAATTAG